The Panicum hallii strain FIL2 chromosome 9, PHallii_v3.1, whole genome shotgun sequence genome has a window encoding:
- the LOC112877448 gene encoding E3 ubiquitin-protein ligase RING1-like produces the protein MSTPAAAYFAAAARKQYFCYQCNRTVLIAASAAAAGELSCPDCHGDFLEEVTVPAPTFIPLPFPFPFASTTIPAASTAPAPAAGSGGSPSLSSSSSSAATSPSQPNDISSILNTFLGLGEQSGRVGGGVRSAAGTATPENEAEPFDPVMFFQNYLHSLMEGGANIQVLLDDASLSLGPGLGRAGGASFGDYFVGPGLEQLIEQLAENDPNRYGTPPAAKSALSALPDVVVTHAMVAAAEGAECAVCKDDFSPGEVAKQMPCKHIYHADCIVPWLELHNSCPICRFELPTDDPDYEGRKASNPQPPPVGIAAVASGSSTAADEGMEEREENARVVERRFNVSLPWPFSGLGGQTSQQEGNNGGSGSNSQGSGSQDGGAPSSKN, from the coding sequence ATGTCTACTCCAGCCGCCGCCtacttcgccgccgccgcgcgcaagCAGTACTTCTGCTACCAATGCAACCGCACCGTCCTCAtcgcggcctccgccgccgccgccggggagcTCTCCTGCCCCGACTGCCACGGCGACTTCCTCGAGGAGGTCACCGTCCCGGCCCCCACCTTCATCCCgctccccttccccttccccttcgcCTCCACCACGATCCCCGCCGCCAGCACCGCCCCAGCCCCAGCCGCCGGCTCCGGCGGGTCCCCTTCCCTctcgtcctcgtcctcctccgccGCAACCTCCCCGTCCCAGCCCAACGACATCTCCTCCATCCTCAACACCTTCCTCGGACTCGGCGAGCAATCCGGCAGGGTCGGCGGTGGCGTGCGCTCCGCCGCCGGCACGGCGACCCCCGAGAACGAGGCCGAGCCCTTCGACCCGGTCATGTTCTTCCAGAATTACCTCCATAGCCTCATGGAGGGAGGGGCCAACATCCAGGTCCTCCTCGACGACGCCAGCCTCAGCCTCggcccgggcctcggccgcgcCGGCGGGGCAAGCTTCGGGGACTACTTCGTTGGCCCGGGCCTTGAGCAACTCATCGAGCAGCTCGCCGAGAACGACCCTAACCGCTATGGCACACCGCCGGCTGCCAAGTCGGCCCTATCCGCTCTCCCCGATGTCGTCGTGACTCACGCAATGGTTGCCGCGGCGGAGGGTGCTGAGTGTGCGGTGTGCAAGGATGATTTCTCTCCTGGGGAGGTGGCTAAGCAGATGCCCTGCAAGCACATCTACCACGCCGACTGCATCGTGCCCTGGCTGGAGCTTCACAACTCGTGCCCTATCTGTCGTTTTGAGCTCCCCACTGATGATCCAGATTATGAGGGGCGGAAGGCCTCTAatccgcagccgccgcctgtTGGAATTGCTGCGGTTGCGTCTGGGAGCTCTACTGCTGCTGATGAAGGGatggaggagagggaggagaaTGCTAGGGTGGTTGAGAGGAGGTTCAATGTGTCGCTGCCGTGGCCGTTCAGTGGATTGGGAGGGCAAACATCACAGCAGGAAGGGAACAATGGGGGCAGTGGTAGCAACTCTCAGGGCAGTGGATCGCAAGATGGAGGCGCGCCCAGCAGCAAGAATTGA
- the LOC112873535 gene encoding probable prefoldin subunit 5: protein MATPGRIELDKLSVEQLKGLKEQTDLEVNLLQDSLNKIRTAATRLESASAALQDLSLRPHGKKMLVPLTASLYVPGSLDDAEKVLVDVGTGYFIEKTMAQGKEYCERKINLLKSNFDELVEVTTKKKAIADEMGLLLQAKLRQASPGPSS from the exons ATGGCGACCCCGGGACGGATCGAACTGGACAAGCTGAGCGTGGAGCAGCTCAAGGGGCTCAAGGAGCAGACGGATCTGGAGGTCAACCTCCTCCAGGACAGCCTCAACAAGATCCGCACAGCCGCCACCCGCCTCGAGAGCGCCTCTGCCGCGCTGCAGGACCTATCCCTCCGCCCCCACG GGAAGAAGATGCTTGTGCCGCTCACGGCGTCGCTCTACGTGCCCGGCTCGCTCGACGACGCCGAGAAGGTCCTCGTCGACGTCGGCACTGGTTACTTCATCGAG AAAACCATGGCTCAAGGGAAAGAATACTGTGAAAGGAAAATTAATTTATTGAAGTCAAATTTTGATGAACTGGTTGAG GTGACTACGAAAAAGAAAGCCATAGCAGATGAGATGGGTCTCCTGCTACAAGCCAAGCTGAGGCAAGCATCGCCTGGCCCAAGTTCATGA
- the LOC112872555 gene encoding nijmegen breakage syndrome 1 protein isoform X2: protein MVAWDPHSGAPASPSYVRVVDRSKYGTFVNKVHGTQGSRLHKDEDVMLTDGDIVTFGTGNATFRLSFVPIVAFFHGRKSARIDPSLHAVMTSIGAYATRKWSDECTHVLADESCSLTPKLLDAVMGKKQIVLGEWFKAMAEKNIHTEIPSCTQYIPNLTLDGTVIKMVEINLIQNCLAGYAFILGPSDKYQFGEKLHGLLEATGAKYLHIDEFCANSQDSVAGDTDQQILVVPARYPLEFSKIRGLFPLSKISDVKLFAAILSGRLEATAIEPPAFIVTSSNSTDETIVEDSDVEMETATSNPTGAANKSQNRFENISDDEKEITNITNEVAVAVSGTKANVIQPNDQLKVEASKLDVKVIEKTAVYRSKARDEDVRVISKVPKDENLDIRRDGACDVIFSQDLVVKKPPRSAGAASTEVGGVNFKRFRKRETVSGNSFKDLVLFARDPYRESDYDGGTMTDFMREEKQRKQMEAIAEDLFNNAKSKKRAAAGSSIHSLLTGRR from the exons ATGGTTGCCTGGGATCCGCATTCTGGTGCACCTGCGAGTCCATCCTATGTTCGTGTAGTCGACCGATCGAAGTATGGCACATTTGTCAACAAAGTACATGGAACCCAGGGCAGTCGTCTACATAAAGATGAAGATGTAATGCTTACTGATGGGGATATTGTGACTTTTGGAACTGGGAATGCAACCTTCAG GTTGTCATTTGTCCCCATAGTGGCCTTTTTTCATGGCAGGAAGTCAGCGCGAATAGATCCATCATTGCATGCAGTCATGACATCTATTG GTGCATACGCTACTCGTAAGTGGAGTGATGAATGTACACATGTTCTTGCTGACGAATCATGTTCATTGACACCCAAGCTCCTCGATGCAGTTATGGGAAAGAAGCAGATTGTGTTGGGAGAGTGGTTTAAG GCAATGGCTGAAAAGAACATACACACAGAAATCCCTTCTTGTACACA ATACATTCCAAACTTGACTCTTGATGGGACAGTAATCAAGATGGTGGAGATCAACCTCATTCAGAATTGTCTAGCAGGCTATGCTTTTATCCTAGGGCCATCCGATAAG TATCAATTTGGTGAGAAACTCCATGGATTACTGGAAGCAACTGGAGCAAAATATCTCCACATTGACGAATTTTGTGCAAACAGCCAG GACTCAGTAGCTGGAGATACTGATCAACAAATTCTTGTGGTTCCTGCAAGATATCCTTTAGAGTTCAGTAAGATACGTGGGCTATTTCCGTTGTCAAAGATCAGTGATGTTAAGCTATTTGCTGCTATATTGTCTGGCCGCTTGGAAGCAACTGCTATTGAACCACCTGCTT TCATTGTTACATCCTCGAATTCAACGGATGAAACTATTGTGGAGGATTCTGATGTTGAAATGGAGACTGCAACTTCTAATCCTACTGGTGCTGCTAACAAGTCTCAAAATCGCTTTGAGAATATCTCTGATGATGAAAAGGAAATCACAAATATAACCAATGAAGTTGCTGTAGCTGTCAGTGGAACAAAGGCTAATGTTATTCAACCAAATGACCAACTGAAAGTTGAAGCTTCAAAGCTAGATGTTAAGGTCATAGAGAAAACAGCAGTATATAGATCCAAAGCTAGAGATGAGGATGTTCGTGTTATAAGCAAGGTGCCGAAGGATGAGAATTTGGACATCAGAAGGGATGGGGCTTGTGATGTAATATTTAGTCAGGATCTGGTTGTCAAAAAACCCCCTCGATCAGCTGGTGCTGCAtcaactgaagttggaggtgtTAACTTCAAACGCTTTAGAAAG AGGGAAACAGTGTCCGGAAACAGCTTCAAGGACCTTGTTCTATTTGCACGAGATCCATACAG AGAATCTGACTATGATGGGGGCACAATGACTGATTTCATGCGTGAGGAGAAGCAGCGGAAACAAATGGAAGCCATTGCAGAGGACCTCTTCAACAACGCAAAG TCAAAGAAACGGGCAGCTGCTGGCAGTTCAATTCACTCCCTACTTACTGGCCGCAGATGA
- the LOC112872555 gene encoding nijmegen breakage syndrome 1 protein isoform X1 encodes MVWALTPVDTVRGTQKHYIFAAGTYKVGRKDCDVIVQADTSISRVHAEIAIEKMVAWDPHSGAPASPSYVRVVDRSKYGTFVNKVHGTQGSRLHKDEDVMLTDGDIVTFGTGNATFRLSFVPIVAFFHGRKSARIDPSLHAVMTSIGAYATRKWSDECTHVLADESCSLTPKLLDAVMGKKQIVLGEWFKAMAEKNIHTEIPSCTQYIPNLTLDGTVIKMVEINLIQNCLAGYAFILGPSDKYQFGEKLHGLLEATGAKYLHIDEFCANSQDSVAGDTDQQILVVPARYPLEFSKIRGLFPLSKISDVKLFAAILSGRLEATAIEPPAFIVTSSNSTDETIVEDSDVEMETATSNPTGAANKSQNRFENISDDEKEITNITNEVAVAVSGTKANVIQPNDQLKVEASKLDVKVIEKTAVYRSKARDEDVRVISKVPKDENLDIRRDGACDVIFSQDLVVKKPPRSAGAASTEVGGVNFKRFRKRETVSGNSFKDLVLFARDPYRESDYDGGTMTDFMREEKQRKQMEAIAEDLFNNAKSKKRAAAGSSIHSLLTGRR; translated from the exons ATGGTCTGGGCGCTGACCCCCGTCGACACAGTGCGCG GGACGCAGAAGCATTACATCTTCGCTGCCGGGACGTACAAGGTCGGCCGCAAAG ATTGTGATGTCATTGTTCAAGCTGACACATCTATATCCCGTGTCCATGCGGAGATTGCAATTGAAAAGATGGTTGCCTGGGATCCGCATTCTGGTGCACCTGCGAGTCCATCCTATGTTCGTGTAGTCGACCGATCGAAGTATGGCACATTTGTCAACAAAGTACATGGAACCCAGGGCAGTCGTCTACATAAAGATGAAGATGTAATGCTTACTGATGGGGATATTGTGACTTTTGGAACTGGGAATGCAACCTTCAG GTTGTCATTTGTCCCCATAGTGGCCTTTTTTCATGGCAGGAAGTCAGCGCGAATAGATCCATCATTGCATGCAGTCATGACATCTATTG GTGCATACGCTACTCGTAAGTGGAGTGATGAATGTACACATGTTCTTGCTGACGAATCATGTTCATTGACACCCAAGCTCCTCGATGCAGTTATGGGAAAGAAGCAGATTGTGTTGGGAGAGTGGTTTAAG GCAATGGCTGAAAAGAACATACACACAGAAATCCCTTCTTGTACACA ATACATTCCAAACTTGACTCTTGATGGGACAGTAATCAAGATGGTGGAGATCAACCTCATTCAGAATTGTCTAGCAGGCTATGCTTTTATCCTAGGGCCATCCGATAAG TATCAATTTGGTGAGAAACTCCATGGATTACTGGAAGCAACTGGAGCAAAATATCTCCACATTGACGAATTTTGTGCAAACAGCCAG GACTCAGTAGCTGGAGATACTGATCAACAAATTCTTGTGGTTCCTGCAAGATATCCTTTAGAGTTCAGTAAGATACGTGGGCTATTTCCGTTGTCAAAGATCAGTGATGTTAAGCTATTTGCTGCTATATTGTCTGGCCGCTTGGAAGCAACTGCTATTGAACCACCTGCTT TCATTGTTACATCCTCGAATTCAACGGATGAAACTATTGTGGAGGATTCTGATGTTGAAATGGAGACTGCAACTTCTAATCCTACTGGTGCTGCTAACAAGTCTCAAAATCGCTTTGAGAATATCTCTGATGATGAAAAGGAAATCACAAATATAACCAATGAAGTTGCTGTAGCTGTCAGTGGAACAAAGGCTAATGTTATTCAACCAAATGACCAACTGAAAGTTGAAGCTTCAAAGCTAGATGTTAAGGTCATAGAGAAAACAGCAGTATATAGATCCAAAGCTAGAGATGAGGATGTTCGTGTTATAAGCAAGGTGCCGAAGGATGAGAATTTGGACATCAGAAGGGATGGGGCTTGTGATGTAATATTTAGTCAGGATCTGGTTGTCAAAAAACCCCCTCGATCAGCTGGTGCTGCAtcaactgaagttggaggtgtTAACTTCAAACGCTTTAGAAAG AGGGAAACAGTGTCCGGAAACAGCTTCAAGGACCTTGTTCTATTTGCACGAGATCCATACAG AGAATCTGACTATGATGGGGGCACAATGACTGATTTCATGCGTGAGGAGAAGCAGCGGAAACAAATGGAAGCCATTGCAGAGGACCTCTTCAACAACGCAAAG TCAAAGAAACGGGCAGCTGCTGGCAGTTCAATTCACTCCCTACTTACTGGCCGCAGATGA
- the LOC112877469 gene encoding uncharacterized protein LOC112877469 isoform X1, translating to MTRAISNVHTSRAVLQRQAEAAARSPAAGRARSSRCQIKSISPLCGSGWVGSRWLRARGVPSQPPPSLKLLPLRLPAGRPLCSGGRAAMASAGWAWVAEVAGEELAKLEAAHPGRFGPLKAELERLVADPGLDAAAFPSLASLRAAAATDDDGTAPASSQPAPFPEGLICTQGPSSSCLRPHATPRLLSRVIARSSSRGRLHPRSPREVLLEHFCRVLDPEEEAAGRRRRAGAGGGEAEAADGHAAGRDEGQGGVGHRARRALPREDPRHQAGLARRLDSLTESKSCRGG from the exons ATGACCCGCGCGATTTCCAACGTCCACACAAGCCGCGCCGTGCTGCAGCGGCAGGCAGAAGCAGCcgcgcgcagcccggccgcggGCAGGGCCAGGTCGAGCCGTTGTCAAATCAAATCAATCTCACCGCTCTGCGGCA GTGGGTGGGTGGGCTCGCGGTGgctgcgcgcgcgcggcgtccCCAGCCAGCCTCCTCCGTCTTtaaagctgctgccgctgcgccTCCCGGCCGGCCGTCCTCTCTGCTCCGGTGGGCGCGCGGCGATGGCGTCGGCGGGCTGGGCGTgggtggcggaggtggcgggCGAGGAGCTGGCCAAGCTGGAGGCGGCGCACCCGGGCCGCTTCGGCCCGCTCAAGGCCGAGCTGGAGCGCCTCGTCGCCGACCCCGGCCTGGACGCGGCCGCGTTCCCTTCGCTCGCCTCgttgcgcgccgccgccgccaccgacgaCGACGGCACCGCTCCCGCCTCGTCCCAGCCTGCTCCTTTCCCCGAGGGCCTCATCTGCACCCAAGGTCCGTCCTCCAGCTGCCTCCGTCCACATGCCACGCCCCGCCTCCTGTCCCGTGTCATTGCCCGATCGAGCAGTCGCGGTCGCTTGCACCCTCGCTCACCACGCGAGGTCCTGCTTGAACATTTTTGCAGAGTCCTCGACCCGGAAGAGGAAGCCGCCGGCCGGAGGCGCCGTGCGGGAGCGGGAGGAGGGGAAGCGGAGGCGGCGGACGGGCACGCCGCCGGGAGGGACGAAGGACAGGGCGGAGTTGGCCATCGAGCGCGCCGAGCGCTGCCTCGAGAGGATCCGCGCCATCAAGCGGGGCTTGCTCGCCGCTTGGATTCACTGACCGAATCCAAATCATGCAGGGGCGGATAA
- the LOC112877469 gene encoding uncharacterized protein LOC112877469 isoform X2 yields MTRAISNVHTSRAVLQRQAEAAARSPAAGRARSSRCQIKSISPLCGSGWVGSRWLRARGVPSQPPPSLKLLPLRLPAGRPLCSGGRAAMASAGWAWVAEVAGEELAKLEAAHPGRFGPLKAELERLVADPGLDAAAFPSLASLRAAAATDDDGTAPASSQPAPFPEGLICTQESSTRKRKPPAGGAVREREEGKRRRRTGTPPGGTKDRAELAIERAERCLERIRAIKRGLLAAWIH; encoded by the exons ATGACCCGCGCGATTTCCAACGTCCACACAAGCCGCGCCGTGCTGCAGCGGCAGGCAGAAGCAGCcgcgcgcagcccggccgcggGCAGGGCCAGGTCGAGCCGTTGTCAAATCAAATCAATCTCACCGCTCTGCGGCA GTGGGTGGGTGGGCTCGCGGTGgctgcgcgcgcgcggcgtccCCAGCCAGCCTCCTCCGTCTTtaaagctgctgccgctgcgccTCCCGGCCGGCCGTCCTCTCTGCTCCGGTGGGCGCGCGGCGATGGCGTCGGCGGGCTGGGCGTgggtggcggaggtggcgggCGAGGAGCTGGCCAAGCTGGAGGCGGCGCACCCGGGCCGCTTCGGCCCGCTCAAGGCCGAGCTGGAGCGCCTCGTCGCCGACCCCGGCCTGGACGCGGCCGCGTTCCCTTCGCTCGCCTCgttgcgcgccgccgccgccaccgacgaCGACGGCACCGCTCCCGCCTCGTCCCAGCCTGCTCCTTTCCCCGAGGGCCTCATCTGCACCCAAG AGTCCTCGACCCGGAAGAGGAAGCCGCCGGCCGGAGGCGCCGTGCGGGAGCGGGAGGAGGGGAAGCGGAGGCGGCGGACGGGCACGCCGCCGGGAGGGACGAAGGACAGGGCGGAGTTGGCCATCGAGCGCGCCGAGCGCTGCCTCGAGAGGATCCGCGCCATCAAGCGGGGCTTGCTCGCCGCTTGGATTCACTGA
- the LOC112878294 gene encoding tetratricopeptide repeat protein 1 encodes MVLIELEPEREPEKAARPSPPVPEEPAAAGEAARASSPPALGEQAGAAAGGEAPRAEQEEEEEEAFEDALTDEQLREKARNQANDAKAEGNKLFGAGQYEEALSQYEIALQIAAELESAEDIRSACYSNRAVCFLKLGKHDETIKECTKALELNPSYMKALLRRAEAHEKLEHYDEAIADMKKVIELDPSNQQATRSLLRLEPLAAEKREKMKEEMIGKLKDLGNSVLGRFGMSVDNFKAVKDPNTGSYSIQFQK; translated from the exons ATGGTGCTGATCGAGCTGGAGCCGGAGCGGGAGCCCGAGAAGGCGGcgcgcccctccccgccggttcCCGAGGAGCCGGCGGCCGCcggggaggcggcgcgggcctcgtcgccgccggcgctcgGGGAGCAGGCgggggccgcggccggcggggaggcgcCGAGGGCGGagcaagaggaggaggaggaggaggccttCGAGGACGCGCTCACCGACGAGCAGCTGCGGGAG AAAGCTAGAAACCAAGCAAATGATGCAAAAGCAGAAGGAAACAAGCTTTTTGGTGCTGGACAATATGAGGAAGCATTATCTCAATATGAAATTGCTTTGCAAATTGCTGCTGAGCTGGAATCTGCCGAGGATATACGCTCCGCGTGCTATTCAAATCGTGCTGTATGCTTCTTGAAATTG GGAAAACATGACGAGACGATTAAAGAATGCACAAAAGCACTTGAGCTCAATCCATCGTACATGAAAGCCTTGCTCCGGAGAGCAGAAGCGCACGAAAAGCTTGAGCACTATGATGAAGCTATTGCTG ATATGAAAAAGGTTATTGAATTGGATCCTTCAAATCAACAAGCCACAAGGTCACTGCTCCGGCTTGAGCCCCTGGCAGctgagaaaagggaaaagatgAAGGAAGAAATGATTG GAAAGTTGAAAGATCTGGGGAATTCTGTGCTGGGGCGCTTCGGAATGAGTGTTGACAATTTCAAAGCTGTCAAAGATCCAAACACAGGTTCCTACTCCATTCAATTCCAGAAGTAA
- the LOC112876263 gene encoding cyclin-B1-1-like isoform X1, which yields MATRNRNRNAAAAPPLHHHNRGGVPAMGKQKDVAAGRTDAMNRRAPLGDIGNFVSVRAAEGKPQPKEQVNRRPITRSFAAQLVKNAQQAQANAAAIKQNVAIPPARPAPRLERKAPSKPPPPEHVMEISSDSDQSKPQSESSASSVRSRKKVINTLTSVLSARSKAACGITDKPREVIEDIDKLDANNQLAVVEYIEDIYTFYKTAEHECRPCDYIAAQVEVNPKMRAILADWIIEVHHKFELMPETLYLTMYIIDQYLSLQPVLRRELQLVGVSAMLIACKYEEIWAPEVNEFILISDSAYSREQILSMEKGILNRLEWNLTVPTSYMFLVRFIKAACSGIKTDKEMENMVFFFAELSLMQYGLVTHRPSMVAASAVYAARLTLKRAPLWTDTLKHHTGFRESELMECTKMLVSAHVTAPESKLRVVYKKYSSEQYGGVALRPPAKEICK from the exons atgGCCACGCGCAACCGCAAccgcaacgccgccgccgctccgccgcttcACCATCACAACCGAG GTGGTGTTCCCGCTATGGGAAAGCAGAAGGACGTCGCGGCAGGCCGAACTGACGCCATGAACCGCCGAGCCCCCCTGGGCGACATCGGCAACTTCGTCAGCGTCCGTGCGGCCGAAGG GAAGCCGCAGCCGAAGGAGCAGGTCAACCGCCGCCCCATCACGAGGAGCTTCGCTGCTCAACTAGTGAAGAACGCGCAGCAGGCACAGGCGAATGCCGCCGCAATCAAG CAGAATGTGGCAATCCCACCAGCGAGGCCTGCGCCGAGGCTGGAGAGGAAGGCTCCTTCCAAGCCGCCGCCTCCTGAGCATGTCATGGAGATCAGCTCCGACTCTGACCAGAGCAAGCCGCAGTCCGAGAGCAGCGCCAGCTCCGTCCGCTCGAGGAAGAAGGTCATCAACACCCTTACATCTGTTCTCTCGGCTCGCTCAAAG GCTGCCTGTGGAATCACTGATAAGCCTCGAGAAGTGATTGAAGACATCGACAAGTTGGATGCCAACAATCAGCTCGCGGTCGTGGAATATATTGAGGATATCTACACCTTCTACAAGACTGCCGAG CATGAGTGCCGGCCATGTGACTACATTGCAGCCCAGGTGGAGGTCAACCCAAAGATGAGGGCCATCCTGGCCGATTGGATAATTGAAGTACACCACAAGTTTGAACTGATGCCCGAGACTCTCTACTTGACTATGTACATCATCGACCAATACCTCTCGCTGCAACCAGTCCTGCGAAGGGAGCTGCAACTTGTGGGCGTTTCAGCCATGCTGATCGCCTGCAAATACGAGGAGATTTGGGCCCCCGAG GTGAATGAGTTCATCCTGATATCAGATAGTGCATACAGTCGGGAGCAGATTCTTTCAATGGAGAAGGGAATACTAAATAGGCTTGAGTGGAACTTAACTGTTCCTACATCATACATGTTCCTCGTTCGCTTCATCAAGGCGGCGTGTTCGGGTATCAAAACTGACAAAGAG ATGGAGAACATGGTCTTCTTCTTCGCGGAGTTATCGTTGATGCAATATGGTTTGGTGACGCACCGTCCTTCAATGGTTGCTGCCTCTGCTGTCTATGCGGCAAGGCTCACCCTCAAGAGGGCTCCACTTTGGACTGACACGCTCAAGCACCACACAGGCTTCAGAGAGTCAGAGCTAAT GGAATGCACAAAAATGCTCGTGAGCGCACATGTGACTGCACCGGAGAGCAAGTTGAGGGTTGTCTACAAGAAGTATTCCAGCGAGCAGTATGGAGGGGTCGCACTACGTCCACCGGCAAAGGAGATATGCAAATAA
- the LOC112876263 gene encoding cyclin-B1-1-like isoform X2, which yields MATRNRNRNAAAAPPLHHHNRGGVPAMGKQKDVAAGRTDAMNRRAPLGDIGNFVSVRAAEGKPQPKEQVNRRPITRSFAAQLVKNAQQAQANAAAIKNVAIPPARPAPRLERKAPSKPPPPEHVMEISSDSDQSKPQSESSASSVRSRKKVINTLTSVLSARSKAACGITDKPREVIEDIDKLDANNQLAVVEYIEDIYTFYKTAEHECRPCDYIAAQVEVNPKMRAILADWIIEVHHKFELMPETLYLTMYIIDQYLSLQPVLRRELQLVGVSAMLIACKYEEIWAPEVNEFILISDSAYSREQILSMEKGILNRLEWNLTVPTSYMFLVRFIKAACSGIKTDKEMENMVFFFAELSLMQYGLVTHRPSMVAASAVYAARLTLKRAPLWTDTLKHHTGFRESELMECTKMLVSAHVTAPESKLRVVYKKYSSEQYGGVALRPPAKEICK from the exons atgGCCACGCGCAACCGCAAccgcaacgccgccgccgctccgccgcttcACCATCACAACCGAG GTGGTGTTCCCGCTATGGGAAAGCAGAAGGACGTCGCGGCAGGCCGAACTGACGCCATGAACCGCCGAGCCCCCCTGGGCGACATCGGCAACTTCGTCAGCGTCCGTGCGGCCGAAGG GAAGCCGCAGCCGAAGGAGCAGGTCAACCGCCGCCCCATCACGAGGAGCTTCGCTGCTCAACTAGTGAAGAACGCGCAGCAGGCACAGGCGAATGCCGCCGCAATCAAG AATGTGGCAATCCCACCAGCGAGGCCTGCGCCGAGGCTGGAGAGGAAGGCTCCTTCCAAGCCGCCGCCTCCTGAGCATGTCATGGAGATCAGCTCCGACTCTGACCAGAGCAAGCCGCAGTCCGAGAGCAGCGCCAGCTCCGTCCGCTCGAGGAAGAAGGTCATCAACACCCTTACATCTGTTCTCTCGGCTCGCTCAAAG GCTGCCTGTGGAATCACTGATAAGCCTCGAGAAGTGATTGAAGACATCGACAAGTTGGATGCCAACAATCAGCTCGCGGTCGTGGAATATATTGAGGATATCTACACCTTCTACAAGACTGCCGAG CATGAGTGCCGGCCATGTGACTACATTGCAGCCCAGGTGGAGGTCAACCCAAAGATGAGGGCCATCCTGGCCGATTGGATAATTGAAGTACACCACAAGTTTGAACTGATGCCCGAGACTCTCTACTTGACTATGTACATCATCGACCAATACCTCTCGCTGCAACCAGTCCTGCGAAGGGAGCTGCAACTTGTGGGCGTTTCAGCCATGCTGATCGCCTGCAAATACGAGGAGATTTGGGCCCCCGAG GTGAATGAGTTCATCCTGATATCAGATAGTGCATACAGTCGGGAGCAGATTCTTTCAATGGAGAAGGGAATACTAAATAGGCTTGAGTGGAACTTAACTGTTCCTACATCATACATGTTCCTCGTTCGCTTCATCAAGGCGGCGTGTTCGGGTATCAAAACTGACAAAGAG ATGGAGAACATGGTCTTCTTCTTCGCGGAGTTATCGTTGATGCAATATGGTTTGGTGACGCACCGTCCTTCAATGGTTGCTGCCTCTGCTGTCTATGCGGCAAGGCTCACCCTCAAGAGGGCTCCACTTTGGACTGACACGCTCAAGCACCACACAGGCTTCAGAGAGTCAGAGCTAAT GGAATGCACAAAAATGCTCGTGAGCGCACATGTGACTGCACCGGAGAGCAAGTTGAGGGTTGTCTACAAGAAGTATTCCAGCGAGCAGTATGGAGGGGTCGCACTACGTCCACCGGCAAAGGAGATATGCAAATAA
- the LOC112872818 gene encoding UDP-glycosyltransferase 87A2-like, which produces MALAVTSHAVLCLLCLCRLLAARSGSVCSAQETAYTRDNWQLPLGVTLPAASDVKFLWEHSEANGDSNGIHVPWCNQLKVLCHWGDSSFLIHCGMTSVFAGCQLPMDQPTDSRHIFDVWKIGFSLKEKMRSDGLIGTEEMEIVLAVKNLMSVNASDSKEMRRGANSLKGASHRAIEERGSSCGEYL; this is translated from the exons ATGGCCTTGGCAGTCACCAGCCACGCCGTGCTGTGCCTGCTGTGCCTGTGCCGGCTGCTGGCCGCGCGCAGTGGCTCGGTCTGCTCGGCACAAGAAACTGCCTACACTCGAGACAATT GGCAGCTTCCTCTCGGTGTCACCCTCCCAGCTGCAAGCGATGTGAAGTTCTTGTGGGAGCACTCCGAGGCGAACGGTGACAGCAATGGCATACACGTGCCGTGGTGCAACCAGCTGAAGGTGCTGTGTCATTGGGGGGATTCTTCATTCTTGATACACTGCGGCATGACCTCCGTCTTTGCTGGGTGCCAACTGCCAATGGATCAACCAACCGATAGCCGTCATATCTTTGATGTGTGGAAGATTGGGTTCAGTCTCAAGGAGAAGATGCGATCTGACGGGCTCATTGGAACAGAGGAAATGGAGATTGTGCTGGCTGTCAAGAATCTGATGAGTGTGAATGCATCAGACAGCAAGGAAATGAGGAGAGGAGCAAATTCACTGAAAGGAGCTTCTCACAGAGCAATTGAAGAGAGGGGATCTTCGTGTG GCGAGTACTTGTGA